The DNA segment GGCTGTCGTTATggctttatttataagtaaggtCCATTTATAACTATctaatcttttaaataaatttataaattgtcatGTTTCCAGAAAAGTTTTTGGtcatttattctatttttgacAATGTATATTCATGTTTCTGTTATGTTACAAATGTTAGGCACTATTtgttaaaacgtttttttcattattttatgggAATTTAAAGTCATTTGAAATATAGTAAAGCATATACATGGTGTTCGACAAATTAACGTCAAGCTGAAATTAATAAGGGTAGTggaaaaatttttgtttattacaaaaaaagtaaataatatacagaCGGCAAACTACTTGAGCATTAAATAAGGGAGTGGAGGGAAGTTTACGCGTATCGCGTCGCGGGACACAAACGTCAAGTGATCTACCAATCACGCGATCGACACGTCACTCTCCCGCCGCCCCCCACCCTCCCTGTGATACCTAAAAATCGCTTCTGCGCAGGCGATTGTTTAAGATATTTGCCGGTATCAGTACCACTTGGGAATTCGAACTAAATACGCCATCTTTCCGCACTGTTGCATACGGCTCAACaccaatatgtataaaaattaactcttgaatggataatttaaaactatgttatttacctatatagatgttttttattaattttctggGTTTAATCACCCAATTCCGATATGTCTTTCATTTGACGACactattttatagtaaattttttaatatttctttcagaTATGGTCCTCTTCATGAAAGTgatgaagaaaagaaaagttgATCTATAATATTATGCATAGTCATGTATATCTATAACTTAttgacatataataattaaaagacatttttcctctatcatatatttattacgtttttCATCTAATTCATAGAACTTGTGTACTTGCTAATAGAATATGAAAATAccgtatgttttaattttcctttttattcataaaaactaaccCAATACATCGATTTAActaaagtttatttgtttctttctGTGAAATTCACGCGATAGAAAACACGGTCtactatttatgaatataCTCTTTAGCATTATAACctgttttaaattaacgaataaaattaatactgaTTCAAAAGTACTATGACATGTGCGTGATTCGCATTGGACCTATTCTTCAATACTTCAGCTACATCTAAGTTCTAACAAACATTTGAATAGTACTAAACcacagaataaatatttcagcaaCTTTAATATTGAGCATAAGTCATAGACTCACTTGGCGAGTGTCATCTTTACTCTATGCTATCTTTACTGCAAAACACTTAATATATACACTCGATTTAATAAgtacacatataaaataaagaacttttatttaataatatataaatggcTATGATTGGCCACACgctaattataagtattaactCTTTATAAATTGTAGTAAATAATTTCTCTTTGTATGTGAAATCTCTGGAATTACGATTTTGtcttaaaacatgtttaaagcatttaataaagtgtctattatatttaaaatttaataaactacaTTTGAACACGTTATTTACcaaagtaaaaactaaaatcagTAATACCACTCACTTATTAGTCTCTCTGTCAAATTTGTATGGTTTGATAGAAAGAGAGAACAGTATTTCTGTCAGCGTATGCAGTTTTTTAGATTCCGTAATCTTACAAtatgtgtttaaaaatatttctttaacacTCGTTGTAACAAAATCTATACTCAAAGTATTCACCAGTTAAGAAGCGTATAATctaatgtaaattatgtatattaaacgaCTACATTAACGAATTTTATTCGCTTTACCAAAGCAGGTCCCTATGGTTAGGTAATACATGTTTAAAGCTGTCTGAATGTGAACAATTTTCTAGTTACTTGTCGTAGACATCAGTTAACTCGAATTTCCATATTTTGTTAGGACCAATTTCAGTTACATATAGATGCGATCCGTTGCGGGTCACCGCGAGGGAATGTGGATTTGTGAAGCCCTGAAAAGGTTAAAAGACTTTATTACCTACGAGTAAAAACTCATAGATACAAGAGGATCTTTAGAAAGAGATTGTCAAATTGACATTGAATTGATTTTCAAGTATTAAGTTATCACGAGTTTAAGTTATGCCACTGATTAAAGATCCCcattttttgaagtaaaaacctcttataaaaaactaaccGTGCTCGGTTCCCAAGAATCCAAAATTCGCCCACTAACAGCGTTCACAGTAAAGCCTCGCACCGCAATGTTTTGAGCAGTCGGCCCATTCACCGCATAGATGATATCACTATGTGACGTCACAGCGAACACTCTACCCAAGGTCGGGTCTTCTATAACCGTTGCAGGCTCAAGCATTTTGGCGTAGCTCTTCAGCCCAGCTTGAGGGCAGACAATGCGCATATTCTCTCGATCAGCCACGCACACAACATCCAATTGCTCCAGTAACGTGACACTGTGTGGCAAATTTAATGTCAGCGTGTCTGTGAAGGCTGGTATAGCGAAGAGGAGAGTTCCCGCGGCATTGAACTTTAGGATTTGATTGTTGCAGTATCCATCGGCTACAAATATTTCGCCAGTGGTCGCTATGGCAACGGATGTTGGCATGCATAGAAGCACCCTTCGTCTGTATGGATAGCCTGCTGTGAATGCTTCGCCAATCGTAAGACTGGGATATTTGTGGTTATTAGGCGtatactgaaataaattgGGAATTGTTAGAATAATAGTTTCAATATGGAAAGCTAGTTAACTGAGAATGTTTGAAAAAAGAATAGTCAACAGCCTTTTGTTTCGTAGTAACGAGTTTAGtctagtttattaaaaaaggacGGGAAACATTCTGTGCTTTTAAgtcaattttagttttagtttaatattttttctttgcttgtatattatttctgtGTAATAGATGTTTATGTGTTAATTTGTAACGtcttttttctaatataaaaacatgccTATTgctttagaatatatattttatataaataaattaactaatttattgAACATAATTCACAATAAAATGATACCCATTCcaacaaacttaatttttttaaatgaaataaagtaCATTGGATTTATCAGttaagaaacttaaattatagggTTGAGGAAGAAATTACTATGATATGTTAACGAaacaataagtaaattttcaaataataactcagtttaataaattttcgaattGAACCCCCTTTACAATCAAATAACTTTGTAGCACTGCCGcacctaatttaattttacattctaAGTTCTCTTTTTAAAGTTACCTCACAGGTGTGACTGACAGTTTTCAGAAAAGAGATTTTACATGATTACCGATAATTACCTTGAATACTTGATGTTTAGCAACGTCCGTTACCCATACATTGTCGTGGTGATCTACTGTTAAACCATGGGGCATGTAAAATGAGTAAGCACCCCAACTATGTAGAACAGACCCTGTTTGGGGCTCAAGTACTAAAATTGTATCTTCGATGATTGGTCCTTTGTCAAGATTCTGGTATACGTTCGATTCATTGAATGTACTGAAATTGCCAAAGATATATCTAGCGGTGAAATACAATCTTACCCTGGTAGACTTAACTTTCAATGAtcttaaaaattctttttttaaatataaaaataagatggtTAAAAtgaacttttgttttaaaattattttttcatgatCGGTACAGAAACATACAATAGATTGAGTGAATGCGTGTTACTACAAACTAAACAACATTACAAACCTGAAGTTCAATTACacctgtacacagcatttcaGAGGCTACTAACTAATACTTTATAGGCTactaactaatattatatatattaaacttaatgacAAAGTATAGAAGTCTCTTGATACGGAGAAATATATTGTCatgatattatgtttttatttacctttcaTCCCAAATTCTTTCAGCTCTATGAAACATAACAGGCTGCCCTAAAGAATTGATGGATACCGCCGTAATTTGTCCCACATTCAGAGACTGCTGAGGCCATTCCTTGACCTCTTGAGGTCTGAGAACTATTTCATCCTTGGGCTGGAAAAGAACATAGATTACGTTTGGCACAAAGTGAGCAATTAAAATGTGAATAACAATTACCGTATGTAAATCCAAGTTCTTCAAAACATTCTCTTCGTTGCCATAACTGAAATAGTCGAAGTTATCCCTCACAGTTTCTGGTTCACAGCTGACGCTATATAcacacataaaaaacaaaagtgtgGACAGCATTTTGGAACCGATTTGGCTGATGTGGAACATACGTTGGCTTTACTGAGATTTTATCGATTGTTGGCACTTATGTTAAATGGCCGATTTTTAGCGCATGCGcgaataattcaataaatattatatcaaggTCAAGTGCTGAGTTGGGCAATCGTTAAGACAATTGTTTGtactgtgtttatttattataacaaatacattaaAGCGAAATCTTCGGTGGAAGTTGAACCGGGAATGATCTTAGTGCTAggtatgaaaaatagatgttgaaATTTGATTTCCTTAAATCAGTCTCCTGTGGATTGTGGGCCGTGGATGATGTGAAACCGGGTGATTGTGCTATTGGCCTCTCCACTGAGAGTTCGGCTGGTCCCATATGTATCCAGTTTCGGTTATGGAGCAGACCGCATTGTAATATCTTCCTGGGCTTCGGCAGTAGGACCAAGACGGACATTTGCATCGGAACAATGTTTGAAATTCCTCCTTACATACTTCGTTCCACCAGCAGGTCCTCTGCAAAATTTCGACATTGGACTTTGACCtttctattaaaacaattcatCGTACTAACCTCAGTAACATATCCCCTTACGGATCGATCAGAATAACTTCTTTTAACAATAGATGCCCCCTCGACTattgttataaacaaaatgcaCGCAATCTTTACATATTGTacctgtaaaattaattattagacaCTAAACACgtggtaattaatatttaagcctTACCTTGAACATGTCAAAGGGTTCTACAAATAGACGCTGTTTTTCGGCCTCCAAAGCTTTTCATTTCACACTTTAAAACGCTCAGCTGTGTTGTACGTAGGAAATGAGAAACAGGTATGCCGTGGTATTGACGCCACTCCCGGTCCAAGTATGTCAACAAGAAACTTATGTTCATACTATTTTTACTGCACGTGAAGTTGGGTTTTGTAGACCTTAATAGacttctaaatataattagaagtgttgaaataataaacgggattatataatattttgtttaataaataacttacacaATAGGAATCTTTACATACcctatattaacaatttagttcttataaatatttgttagattttttatcaCATTAATCGTTCATAACATAATAGTGATACGGTTAAACGTAATAAAAGGAATGCACCTAAAATAAAATGGCactttaaatgaaatacataaacatttttattttttaaagcgaAATTTCTCTTGAAAATGTTACAACGATTATGTATTAAGCATTAGCTTTTGCATTTCaaatatgttatgtttatGAATCCCATTTTTCAATGATACCAAGACTCAATTGATTGTACTCGATTTAATTACTGGCTCGCGTTTGAATAAAATGAACAGTCATTTCTAGTATGAATAAAACTATCGTCACTGAAGCAAATAGTGGTGCTAATTCTAATGAATACTTGCGTTTAATTGTTCGAATCAAATCGAGTGTATTAggaaatcattataataaaatatttacacaaaatacatttaaatttccttTGTCATATAACATTTCTGCTTTcgtcattttatatatattaaatttaataatttggttATTGATTATGACTGTACGAGCTAACTGCTCTCTCAGGTTTTTTTAGTTGTGGCGATATCCTAAATTCACGAGAATATAGCAGACCTAAGCACTCTTCAATGTTTACATTGAATTCATTCCTTACATaggaattaatatttaattatttcgctTATATCATTGTACACGATTGGTTAATGTagagtattaattaaatcctcTATTATTTTACGCAATCCGATGACAAACGCTGCATTAcaatgtgtaagatttggaaacccttttaagtgaaaatacatccaataacaaatttaattaattcatttaagtaaattccataacatttttgtttctttgtttgttatattatttaattataggtcTAAATACGGCCACGAAGCGCTgctcaatttatatataaatcaataattatttagtatttattatttctgtgaCAGTCcgcaaaaaagatttttaatttgcacGTTTTACGTGAAAAAAACTATTCAGCTTAATgaaatttgtgtattttagtagtatttcagtattttttgattttgtatattttggcTTCCATCAGAATTTGTACCactatacattttaatcattttttgaaTCTGGTATCATTGATCTCAATTTGTGTAACGactaattttttattggacTTTGGTTGGACACTATCGCTACATTTGGGAGTTTCTTACATAGCTTTCGTTTCTATATCATTATCATCGATATTTTCTTGTCTGTGGATTTTTTCTGCGTCTTCCCtgtaaacaaacataatagGTAGTTATGTGTCTAAggatgtgtcaggcacagtagGTTGATCACATACTTGTCTGTAAGAACTGATCACagaacagatacaaaaatcggAGGCAATAAGTAGTGccattgtatgtatatataagtgGCCAGTATTTTTAAGGAGATAAAAAGATATCGTGACGAAACGATACGACGTGCACTTATATTTCATCTATAGAAGAGTACACATGTAACTCTCAttagtactatttttttaatctaaagcCTAATTGTTAATTTGAACCATTAACGCGGATCCTAGCATGTCCTAGCCTATCCTAGAACAGCGCAGATGGCTACGGGGCTTTTGAGCActatttacacatatttacGCGGGTCTTGTACCGCGAATGTGACGAGGATTTTCACTATACATACAAAACTATTGCATTGAAACGCAATagttcattatataaaaagcttcAAACTTACATTCTTTATATTATCAGTGAACATATATTGCATGTCGTTACAGATGGCTTAATTTCCGAgcaagttataaattataatgtaattgtaacAATTAACATCATATTAATGATCTAATTAGAAACGtttccttaaatatatttaaagcacCAGTTTACCACCAACAACAACGCAATTAGCCAGATCTGTGACCGAGAAGCCAAACAGCAGAGGTTCATCTATTCTTCCCTTTTCTAAAAAGGGATTTCATTTACATAAGCTTGGCGCCACGACGGCGCCGGGCTAAGACTTCGGAATGATATCCATGATATTTATGACCGAGTAAGATTCTAATACACAATTTTTCCAGCTGCGATCTGTGCTTAAGCACCATATCGGATAGCCGCTTCCTGAATACTCTTATGGCAGTTACTAGCTTCAGATCACACCTGGGTCTTTAGTAAACAAGCTTGTCTTTGGTTTGAGTCTGTGTAAATAGTGACCAAATGCCCCATACCCATCTGCTGTGTCTAATCTAGGATAGACTAGGACATGCTAGAATCCGAATACAACCCTGCTTTTATTGCAAAACGTTAATCTGGCgttataagtttaaatcaaCAATTACAATGTATAACTTTCATAAAAAGGAGGTcgatgtgtttttttttattttcgtgtcTGTTGTGCCTATAAGTActtgtcacattaaatctTTTGAAGTGTTATTCGATTAAAGGGACATACATACAAAGCTgtactattatattaattctaaattaaatactcaCGCATATTTATTTTGCGTTGATTGAAATATACTCTTTGGACAAAGCCTGTAATATGGCCAGCATTCACCTCCCGATTCTCCAGCCTTTTGAGCTGTCACATATTCATCCAAAAGACTTGCGTACGGGGATTTTGTAGGGCtagaatatatacaataattattttttatttaaaaatagaaaggCAAACGCCTACGCGATGCCCATGTTATTGGGTGCGTTGCTTTTAAGAGAGGAGTACGCTCTTTTCACGTACAACGTGCACGTCCTATCTCATACCATATGTTATATAACGTATACGTTAAATAACGCTGTCTCAATCTGTACTTTTCTCGTTGCCATATgggtttttatatttcttttttatactatttgaATTAATCCATTATTACGTAttaccatttttatttatctgtgtttaatatccataaaatatatgccacactatttattaaaaaacccaTGGATTCACTTAAATACATTATCTTAAGATGCATTGCTGCTTGCTTCGGTAGTGCAAAATGCGAAATtggctaaaattaaaaaaataatctattcgGTTTTAGTTTCCAGTAATgagtataaattgttttaatttatataaatacaagatTAGCTgtgcattttattaatttaaatatgggtTGTGATACCGTAAGGACATAATTCAGActggttttaataattattaatgacatTTGTCTGTGTCATTGA comes from the Pieris rapae chromosome 3, ilPieRapa1.1, whole genome shotgun sequence genome and includes:
- the LOC110991508 gene encoding peptidyl-alpha-hydroxyglycine alpha-amidating lyase 2-like, which codes for MFHISQIGSKMLSTLLFFMCVYSVSCEPETVRDNFDYFSYGNEENVLKNLDLHTPKDEIVLRPQEVKEWPQQSLNVGQITAVSINSLGQPVMFHRAERIWDESTFNESNVYQNLDKGPIIEDTILVLEPQTGSVLHSWGAYSFYMPHGLTVDHHDNVWVTDVAKHQVFKYTPNNHKYPSLTIGEAFTAGYPYRRRVLLCMPTSVAIATTGEIFVADGYCNNQILKFNAAGTLLFAIPAFTDTLTLNLPHSVTLLEQLDVVCVADRENMRIVCPQAGLKSYAKMLEPATVIEDPTLGRVFAVTSHSDIIYAVNGPTAQNIAVRGFTVNAVSGRILDSWEPSTGFTNPHSLAVTRNGSHLYVTEIGPNKIWKFELTDVYDK